A stretch of Triticum aestivum cultivar Chinese Spring chromosome 1D, IWGSC CS RefSeq v2.1, whole genome shotgun sequence DNA encodes these proteins:
- the LOC123180091 gene encoding UDP-glycosyltransferase 83A1-like translates to MACPPHAIVIPYPAQGHVIPLMEVAHALADRGFNVTFVNTEFNHARVVASMSNGAGSGLGRIRLVEVPDGMAPREDRNQLVRLTILMAEFMAPRVEELILRSGEDGACPGKITCMVTDYNVGYWAVDIARRTGIRVGAVWPASAAVMVTLLSFPKLIEDNIIDAEDGSTVGEGTFQLSPDMPLMHSAHLAWNCIGDHDQQATLYRLLCDGVRAMEQCDFVICNSFQDAEPASFKLFPNVLPVGPLLTGERSGKAVGHFWQPEDDECMSWLDTQPERSVVYVAFGSFTMFHRRQFEELALGLELSGRPFLWVVRPDIGHGAVHDYPEGYLDRVCGPGGQGKLVSWSPQQRVLAHPAVACFVSHCGWNSTMEGVRNGVPFLAWPYFADQFVNQVYISDVWKVGLKAVADESGVITKEHIAGRVEELMGDAGMRERVEAMKKGAHESIQEGGSSHGNFDAFAEAMKNAAPESVQDGGSSHGNFHTLADGMKA, encoded by the exons ATGGCGTGTCCACCGCACGCGATCGTCATCCCCTACCCAGCGCAGGGGCACGTCATCCCGCTCATGGAGGTCGCGCACGCGCTGGCCGACAGGGGCTTCAACGTCACCTTCGTCAACACCGAGTTCAACCACGCCCGTGTCGTCGCCTCCATGTCCAACGGCGCCGGCAGCGGGCTGGGCCGGATCCGGCTCGTGGAGGTGCCGGACGGCATGGCCCCCAGGGAGGACCGGAACCAGCTGGTGAGGCTTACCATACTCATGGCAGAGTTCATGGCGCCGCGGGTGGAGGAGCTCATTCTCCGGAGCGGCGAGGACGGCGCGTGCCCGGGCAAGATCACGTGCATGGTGACGGACTACAACGTCGGGTATTGGGCGGTTGACATTGCGCGGAGGACCGGGATCCGGGTGGGGGCCGTTTGGCCGGCGTCGGCTGCCGTCATGGTCACCTTGCTCAGCTTTCCCAAGCTGATCGAGGACAACATCATCGATGCGGAAGATG GGTCTACAGTGGGCGAGGGAACATTCCAGCTGAGCCCCGACATGCCTCTCATGCACAGCGCCCACCTCGCATGGAACTGCATCGGCGACCACGACCAGCAGGCCACCCTCTACCGGCTCCTTTGTGACGGCGTCCGCGCAATGGAGCAGTGCGACTTCGTCATCTGCAACTCCTTCCAGGACGCGGAGCCGGCGTCTTTCAAACTCTTCCCCAACGTCCTCCCCGTTGGCCCGCTCCTCACCGGCGAGCGCAGCGGCAAGGCCGTGGGCCACTTctggcagccggaggacgacgagtGCATGTCCTGGCTCGACACGCAGCCAGAGAGATCCGTAGTGTACGTCGCCTTCGGCAGCTTCACCATGTTCCACCGGCGCCAATTCGAGGAGCTCGCGCTGGGCCTAGAGCTCTCCGGCAGGCCATTCCTGTGGGTCGTGCGCCCGGACATCGGCCACGGAGCGGTGCACGACTACCCGGAAGGCTACCTGGACCGGGTGTGCGGCCCCGGTGGCCAGGGCAAGCTCGTCTCCTGGTCACCGCAGCAGCGCGTGCTGGCGCACCCGGCGGTGGCGTGCTTCGTGTCGCACTGCGGGTGGAACTCCACCATGGAGGGCGTCCGGAACGGCGTGCCTTTCCTCGCCTGGCCCTACTTCGCCGACCAGTTCGTGAACCAGGTGTACATCTCCGACGTGTGGAAGGTCGGCCTCAAGGCCGTCGCCGACGAGTCGGGGGTCATAACCAAGGAGCACATCGCTGGCAGGGTGGAGGAGCTGATGGGGGACGCCGGCATGAGGGAGAGGGTGGAGGCCATGAAGAAGGGCGCACACGAGAGCATTCAGGAAGGCGGCTCCTCGCATGGAAACTTCGATGCTTTTGCGGAGGCCATGAAGAATGCGGCGCCTGAGAGCGTTCAGGACGGGGGCTCCTCACATGGAAACTTCCATACTCTTGCAGACGGCATGAAGGCATGA
- the LOC123180090 gene encoding L-type lectin-domain containing receptor kinase SIT2, whose product MKFLFLCFLLCFGLELAFFTAASDDQLLYHGFTAGTNLTVDEAASVTLNGLLELTNGSLGCKGHAFYPTPLHFRKSHDDTVQSFSVAFVFAIHSTYPIMSRQGLAFVVAPSMNFSTALANQYLGLMNSQNNGNLSNHIFAIELDTVLNIEFKDINTNHVGIDINSLQSIESNPAGYYDDRNGTFQDMVLASGDAIQVWVDYNGEAKKISVTMAPLQMAKPTRPLISTDYDLSSVLQDPSYIGFSSSGGEVDSRHYVLGWSFGMNKPAPLINSAKLPKLPQPKHQPKLLKIILPIGSAIFVFAVGSMVILLVRRKLRYAELKEDWEIEFGPHRFSYKDLFHATEGFKNKHLLGAGGFGKVYKGALPSTKLEVAVKRVSHESRQGLKEFVAEVVSIGRIRHRNLVQLLGYCRRKDELLLVYDYMSNGSLDKYLYCDDPMLILNWAQRFRIIKDIASGLLYLHEKWEKVVIHRDIKASNVLLDSEMNGRLGDFGLARLYDHGTDMQTTHVVGTIGYLAPELICTGKATPLTDVFAFGIFLLEVACGQRPVNSNARVNQPLLVDWVLEHWNKGSLAEAVDTRLQNDYNVDEACLVLKLGLLCAHPFTNARPNMQSIMRYLAGESQLPELTDTDMSFSLLSQMQGQGFDRYALSYLSLNTSIGTISGLSGGR is encoded by the coding sequence ATGAAGTTCCTCTTCCTCTGTTTCCTCCTCTGCTTTGGCCTCGAGCTTGCGTTTTTCACTGCAGCAAGCGATGACCAACTCTTGTACCATGGCTTCACAGCCGGTACCAACCTCACCGTCGACGAGGCTGCTTCAGTCACGTTGAACGGACTCCTTGAGCTAACCAACGGCTCGCTTGGTTGCAAAGGCCATGCGTTCTACCCAACTCCGCTGCACTTCCGCAAATCGCATGATGATACCGTGCAATCTTTCTCAGTCGCCTTCGTGTTTGCCATCCACTCTACCTACCCCATCATGAGCCGACAGGGCTTGGCTTTCGTCGTCGCCCCAAGCATGAACTTCTCAACTGCATTGGCCAATCAATACTTGGGCCTCATGAACTCCCAGAACAACGGCAACTTGAGCAACCACATCTTCGCCATCGAGCTAGACACCGTCCTAAACATCGAGTTCAAAGACATCAACACCAACCATGTAGGTATTGACATCAACAGCCTCCAGTCTATAGAGTCCAACCCTGCAGGATACTATGATGATAGGAATGGTACCTTCCAAGACATGGTTCTTGCTAGTGGTGATGCAATTCAAGTGTGGGTGGACTACAATGGTGAAGCCAAGAAAATCAGTGTGACCATGGCTCCCCTTCAAATGGCGAAACCTACAAGGCCACTCATCTCGACAGATTATGATCTCTCAAGTGTGTTGCAAGATCCATCCTACATCGGCTTCTCATCTTCAGGTGGAGAGGTCGACTCACGACATTATGTGCTTGGTTGGAGTTTTGGGATGAACAAACCAGCCCCACTGATCAATTCTGCGAAGCTGCCAAAGCTACCTCAGCCAAAGCATCAACCAAAGCTGCTGAAAATCATCCTACCTATAGGGAGCGCAATTTTCGTATTTGCTGTGGGTTCTATGGTCATTTTACTTGTGAGGAGAAAATTGAGGTATGCTGAGCTAAAAGAAGATTGGGAGATCGAGTTCGGGCCACATCGGTTCTCATACAAGGATTTGTTCCATGCCACAGAAGGGTTTAAGAACAAACACCTACTTGGTGCAGGAGGATTTGGGAAGGTATATAAAGGGGCCCTTCCATCAACAAAACTAGAGGTTGCTGTGAAGAGGGTATCGCATGAGTCCAGACAGGGTCTAAAGGAGTTTGTTGCTGAGGTTGTCAGCATTGGCCGCATCCGACATCGTAACCTTGTTCAGCTACTTGGCTATTGTAGGAGAAAAGATGAACTCCTTTTGGTGTATGACTACATGTCAAATGGTAGCCTTGATAAGTATTTGTATTGTGATGATCCAATGCTTATACTAAACTGGGCTCAGAGGTTTCGGATAATAAAGGATATTGCATCAGGCTTGCTCTACCTCCATGAAAAATGGGAGAAAGTGGTCATCCACCGTGACATCAAAGCAAGCAACGTACTCCTTGATAGTGAAATGAATGGGAGGCTAGGTGACTTTGGCCTTGCAAGACTTTATGATCATGGAACTGATATGCAGACCACACATGTGGTTGGTACCATTGGGTACCTAGCCCCAGAACTGATATGCACAGGTAAGGCAACTCCTCTCACCGATGTGTTTGCCTTTGGGATTTTCCTTCTTGAGGTTGCCTGTGGGCAAAGGCCAGTTAACAGCAATGCACGAGTAAATCAACCTTTGTTAGTTGATTGGGTTCTTGAGCATTGGAATAAGGGATCACTGGCTGAGGCAGTAGATACGAGGCTACAGAATGACTATAATGTTGACGAGGCATGCCTAGTGCTAAAGCTAGGACTACTATGTGCACACCCATTTACCAATGCAAGGCCCAACATGCAGAGTATCATGCGGTACCTTGCTGGCGAGTCGCAACTCCCAGAGTTGACAGATACAGATATGAGCTTCAGCTTGCTCTCTCAAATGCAGGGTCAAGGGTTTGACCGTTATGCGTTGTCATATCTTTCATTAAACACGAGCATTGGCACAATATCTGGTCTTTCAGGAGGAAGATGA
- the LOC123180088 gene encoding L-type lectin-domain containing receptor kinase SIT2 → MTSIKRLSLLQYLLFFFFFFFLVLDLSELATGQQNQFVYSGFAGANLALEGVATITPDGLLELTNGTFRLRGHAFHPTPFHFGKAPNGTAVQAQSFAVSYVFAIYCVQAQTCGHGMASIVAASSNFSDTMPTQYLGLINDHNNGDPANRFFAVELDTNWNDEFKDIDNNHVGIDINNLVSVNSSSAGYYDDRDEGNFQNLTLASYKMMQVWVEYDGGRKQISVSLAPVDMAKPTKPLLSTTYNLSTVLPDMVYVGFSASTGSFDSRQYVLGWSFGINRPAPAIDITKLPKLPRQGPKPRSKVLEIVLPIVSAAFVLAVGTTIILLVRRRLRYAELREDWETEFGPHRFSYKDLFHATKGFKNKNLLGIGGFGKVYKGVLPKSKVEIAVKRISHDSKQGMKEFVAEVASIGRLQHRNIVQLHGYCRRKAELLLVYEYMSNGSLDKYLYDQEKKPTLTWAQRYKIIKDIASALLYLHQEWEKVVLHRDIKPSNVLLDDGLNGRLGDFGLARLYDHETGPQTTHVVGTIGYLAPELAHTNKATPLSDVFSFGMFVLEVTCGRKPIEPASQGNQLTLVRWVIDHWHQGILTDAVDTKLRGAYNVDEACLALKLGLLCSHPLINLRPNMRQVLQYLNGDMPPPDLNLAHMSFNILSLMQNEVSIDDLRAASMV, encoded by the coding sequence ATGACTAGCATTAAGCGTCTCTCCTTGCTCCAatatctcctcttcttcttcttcttcttcttcctcgtccttgATCTTTCAGAGCTTGCTACCGGGCAACAAAACCAATTTGTCTACTCCGGTTTCGCTGGGGCCAACCTCGCCCTCGAAGGCGTGGCCACCATCACACCAGACGGCCTGCTTGAGCTGACCAACGGCACCTTCCGGCTCAGAGGCCATGCTTTCCACCCGACTCCATTCCACTTCGGCAAGGCGCCCAACGGGACAGCAGTTCAGGCTCAGTCCTTTGCTGTCTCGTACGTGTTTGCTATCTACTGCGTCCAGGCCCAGACCTGTGGCCACGGCATGGCCTCCATCGTCGCCGCAAGCAGCAACTTCTCCGACACCATGCCCACCCAGTACCTGGGGCTCATCAACGACCACAACAACGGCGACCCAGCCAACCGCTTCTTCGCCGTCGAGCTCGACACCAACTGGAACGACGAGTTCAAGGACATTGACAACAACCATGTCGGGATCGACATCAACAACCTCGTCTCTGTCAACTCCAGCAGCGCCGGCTACTACGACGACCGCGACGAGGGTAACTTCCAAAACCTGACGCTCGCGAGCTACAAAATGATGCAGGTGTGGGTGGAGTACGATGGAGGTCGCAAGCAGATCAGTGTGAGCTTGGCTCCCGTAGACATGGCCAAACCCACCAAACCACTGCTCTCCACCACCTACAACCTCTCAACGGTGCTCCCAGACATGGTTTACGTCGGCTTCTCCGCCTCGACGGGCTCATTCGACTCGCGGCAGTATGTGCTTGGTTGGAGCTTCGGCATCAACAGGCCTGCTCCAGCGATCGACATCACCAAGCTGCCCAAGCTGCCTCGCCAAGGCCCCAAGCCTAGGTCCAAGGTACTGGAAATCGTACTGCCAATAGTTTCTGCGGCATTTGTTCTTGCTGTGGGCACCACTATCATTCTTCTTGTGCGAAGGCGGCTAAGGTATGCCGAGCTTAGAGAAGATTGGGAAACTGAATTTGGGCCCCATAGGTTTTCATACAAGGACTTGTTTCATGCCACCAAGGGATTTAAGAACAAGAATCTACTGGGGATTGGAGGATTTGGAAAGGTGTACAAGGGGGTGCTTCCAAAGTCTAAAGTGGAGATTGCTGTGAAAAGGATCTCCCACGACTCGAAGCAGGGGATGAAGGAATTTGTCGCAGAGGTTGCGAGCATCGGCCGCCTCCAGCACCGCAATATTGTGCAGTTGCATGGCTACTGCCGTCGCAAGGCTGAGCTTCTTTTGGTGTATGAATACATGTCGAATGGAAGTCTCGACAAGTACCTGTATGATCAGGAGAAGAAGCCTACTTTAACTTGGGCCCAGAGATACAAAATCATCAAAGACATTGCGTCTGCCTTGCTCTACCTTCACCAGGAATGGGAGAAAGTTGTATTGCATCGAGACATCAAGCCAAGCAATGTGCTCCTCGATGATGGACTGAATGGACGGCTAGGTGATTTCGGCTTGGCAAGGTTATATGACCACGAGACTGGCCCTCAAACCACACATGTTGTTGGCACCATTGGATACCTAGCTCCTGAGCTAGCACACACCAACAAAGCAACCCCACTTAGTGATGTGTTTTCCTTTGGCATGTTTGTTCTTGAAGTCACTTGTGGGCGAAAGCCCATCGAGCCAGCATCACAAGGCAACCAACTCACCTTGGTCAGATGGGTGATTGACCATTGGCACCAAGGAATTCTCACAGATGCAGTGGATACCAAGCTCCGAGGTGCCTACAATGTTGATGAGGCATGCCTAGCTCTGAAGTTAGGATTGCTGTGCTCACACCCATTGATCAATTTAAGGCCCAACATGAGGCAGGTTCTGCAGTATCTCAATGGTGATATGCCACCCCCAGATCTGAATCTGGCACACATGAGCTTCAACATTCTATCCTTGATGCAGAATGAAGTTTCAATAGATGACTTGCGTGCAGCCTCGATGGTGTAA